The Corallococcus silvisoli genome contains a region encoding:
- a CDS encoding lytic transglycosylase domain-containing protein has translation MPPLSLILLALASVPSPPGVAPKPVPPPGVHAVPSSEAPSLTADGTLAAPPVPMMEEGEDSDEVESESAELEELRALEGATLDPESKPNAEMMQSLRRLGLTNPLRLRMLDALEEPTFREDDTPPALARITDLATFDISRVKDRYDIPVDMQPRVAEYIQFFQGPGRKWFRKWMARSTRYLPVMQPILEAKGLPRDTVYLAMIESGFSANAYSWAHAAGPWQFISSTGKQYGLKQDFWVDERRDPIKATQAAAAYLKDLYGELGHWYLAWAGYNTGSYRVRKMVERYGTNDFWVLAEERGLAKETKHYVPKLIAAALVAKNPTAFGFSEEEFQYEATLEYDEVKLTDATDLDVVARAAGVSVTDVQELNPELRRWCTPPATTSKPYVLKLPRGTTTLFAENLQKLSPADRLTFRVHTVKRGDTLSQIAQKYGTAPEAILQMNRLKNARTLKLRTELVIPVPANGRGGSGEAGGALASKVAQARRSGVVVARPEDEVPAGTPKGPVAAGPVKTEKVDGKTRVTYGVQDGDSLWLIANRFQVSVDDLKKWNNLPRRNRTLSVGTLLAVWPSDAKSAAPAKVEERGGTIVVANTVAGQAPVGPKGKVHTLAEGETLWSVSQRYNVSVEDIMKWNHIKDHRTVPTGKLLSLSAP, from the coding sequence ATGCCGCCTCTCTCCCTCATCCTGCTTGCCCTGGCCTCGGTCCCCTCCCCGCCGGGGGTGGCGCCGAAACCCGTGCCACCGCCGGGCGTGCATGCGGTTCCCTCCTCGGAAGCACCTTCGCTGACGGCGGACGGCACGCTGGCCGCGCCTCCGGTCCCCATGATGGAGGAGGGCGAGGACAGCGACGAGGTGGAGTCCGAGTCCGCCGAGCTGGAAGAGCTTCGCGCGCTGGAAGGCGCCACGCTGGACCCCGAGTCGAAGCCGAACGCGGAGATGATGCAGTCGCTGCGGCGGCTGGGGCTGACGAACCCGCTGCGGCTGCGGATGCTGGACGCGCTGGAGGAGCCGACCTTCCGCGAGGACGACACGCCCCCGGCGCTGGCGCGCATCACGGACCTGGCGACCTTCGACATCTCGCGGGTGAAGGACCGCTACGACATCCCGGTGGACATGCAGCCGCGGGTGGCCGAGTACATCCAGTTCTTCCAGGGCCCCGGCCGCAAGTGGTTCCGCAAGTGGATGGCGCGCTCCACGCGCTACCTGCCGGTGATGCAGCCCATCCTGGAGGCGAAGGGCCTGCCCCGGGACACGGTGTACCTGGCGATGATCGAGAGCGGCTTCTCCGCGAACGCCTATTCCTGGGCGCACGCGGCCGGGCCGTGGCAGTTCATCTCCAGCACCGGCAAGCAGTACGGCCTCAAGCAGGACTTCTGGGTGGACGAGCGGCGCGACCCCATCAAGGCCACGCAGGCGGCGGCGGCGTACCTGAAGGACCTCTACGGCGAGCTGGGCCACTGGTACCTGGCGTGGGCGGGCTACAACACCGGCTCGTACCGGGTGCGCAAGATGGTGGAGCGCTACGGGACGAACGACTTCTGGGTGCTGGCGGAGGAGCGCGGGCTGGCGAAGGAGACGAAGCACTACGTGCCCAAGCTCATCGCCGCGGCGCTGGTGGCGAAGAACCCCACCGCGTTCGGCTTCTCCGAGGAGGAGTTCCAGTACGAGGCCACGCTGGAATACGACGAGGTGAAGCTCACGGACGCGACCGACCTGGACGTGGTGGCGCGCGCGGCCGGGGTGAGCGTGACGGACGTGCAGGAGCTGAACCCGGAGCTGCGGCGCTGGTGCACGCCGCCCGCGACGACCTCGAAGCCCTACGTGCTCAAGCTGCCGCGCGGCACCACGACGCTCTTCGCGGAGAACCTCCAGAAGCTGTCGCCGGCGGACCGGCTGACGTTCCGGGTGCACACCGTGAAGCGCGGCGACACGCTGTCGCAGATCGCCCAGAAGTACGGCACGGCGCCCGAGGCCATCCTCCAGATGAACCGGCTGAAGAACGCGCGGACGCTGAAGCTGCGCACGGAGCTGGTGATTCCGGTGCCGGCGAACGGCCGGGGCGGCAGCGGCGAAGCGGGTGGCGCCCTGGCGTCGAAGGTCGCGCAGGCGCGGCGCAGCGGCGTGGTGGTGGCGCGGCCGGAGGACGAAGTGCCCGCCGGAACGCCCAAGGGGCCCGTGGCCGCGGGTCCCGTGAAGACCGAGAAGGTGGATGGGAAGACGCGCGTGACGTACGGGGTGCAGGACGGCGACAGCCTGTGGCTCATCGCCAACCGCTTCCAGGTGTCCGTGGACGACCTGAAGAAGTGGAACAACCTGCCCCGCCGCAACCGCACGCTGTCGGTGGGCACGCTGCTGGCGGTGTGGCCGTCGGACGCCAAGAGCGCGGCGCCCGCCAAGGTGGAGGAGCGCGGCGGGACCATCGTCGTGGCGAACACCGTCGCGGGCCAGGCCCCCGTGGGTCCCAAGGGCAAGGTGCACACCCTGGCCGAGGGCGAGACGCTCTGGTCGGTGTCCCAGCGCTACAACGTGTCCGTCGAGGACATCATGAAGTGGAACCACATCAAGGACCACCGCACGGT
- a CDS encoding multiheme c-type cytochrome: MRAAVLAVLVSALLAGCRRQESRPQEGGAPAKQAPTPAPPGAVLFLSADTRGYLGPCGCSENMRGGIGRAAFQVQEARRGGQPVLYVDGGNSLFGETHLKADQVPQEERKAKALADALRTMGLAVRATGALDDTRGADFRRGLGLPEVAPGEVKVLDAGARQVGVVAADSGEALVKASQRAREQGADFVVGLLDQPLETAQAAAALPGLAANLVVATHSASEFSAEENRLVRSDVPVVALQSKGRSLLRLDLTYAAAKGPFALQASQGDVDREVAALEQRIALLDKEIALPGLDPKLKALKQGKRDELAARRQTALTAPPATATDVNGFTLRFLPLESNLPTAPDTQALVKAYDADVGALNLAWAKAHGQDCPLPAKGQSGFVGSAACADCHPDATAVWEGTKHHHAWATLEEVGKQHHLNCVGCHVTGWQQPGGVCRLDKVAGREDVGCESCHGPGSRHVDAPSPKTIVGKPGQAVCVTCHNTENSPHFDFATYLPRVLGPGHGRPEKSGQAAEPPSK, translated from the coding sequence ATGCGCGCGGCCGTCCTCGCGGTGCTCGTGAGCGCGCTTCTCGCCGGTTGCAGACGCCAGGAGTCGCGCCCCCAGGAAGGCGGCGCCCCGGCGAAGCAGGCCCCCACCCCCGCGCCTCCGGGCGCGGTCCTCTTCCTCTCCGCCGACACGCGCGGCTACCTGGGCCCCTGCGGCTGCAGCGAGAACATGCGCGGCGGCATCGGACGGGCGGCGTTCCAGGTGCAGGAGGCGCGCAGGGGCGGCCAGCCGGTGCTGTACGTGGACGGCGGCAACAGCCTCTTCGGGGAGACGCACCTCAAGGCGGATCAGGTGCCGCAGGAGGAGCGCAAGGCGAAGGCGCTGGCGGACGCGCTGCGCACCATGGGCCTCGCCGTGCGCGCCACGGGAGCGCTGGACGACACGCGCGGCGCGGACTTCCGCCGGGGGCTGGGCCTCCCGGAGGTGGCGCCGGGCGAGGTGAAGGTGCTGGACGCGGGGGCTCGCCAGGTGGGCGTGGTGGCGGCGGATTCGGGCGAGGCGCTGGTGAAGGCCAGCCAGCGGGCGCGGGAGCAGGGCGCGGACTTCGTGGTGGGCCTGTTGGACCAACCGCTGGAGACCGCGCAGGCCGCCGCGGCGCTGCCGGGGCTCGCCGCGAACCTGGTGGTCGCGACCCACAGCGCCAGCGAGTTCTCCGCGGAGGAGAACCGGCTGGTGCGCTCCGACGTGCCGGTGGTGGCGCTGCAGAGCAAGGGGCGCTCGCTGTTGCGCTTGGACCTGACGTACGCGGCCGCGAAGGGACCCTTCGCGCTCCAGGCCTCGCAGGGAGACGTGGACCGGGAGGTGGCCGCGCTGGAGCAGCGCATCGCGCTCCTGGACAAGGAGATCGCCCTGCCGGGACTGGACCCGAAGCTGAAGGCGCTGAAGCAGGGCAAGCGCGACGAGCTGGCGGCGCGCAGACAGACCGCCCTCACCGCGCCGCCCGCGACCGCCACCGACGTCAACGGCTTCACGCTGCGCTTCCTGCCGCTGGAGTCGAACCTGCCCACCGCGCCGGACACGCAGGCGCTGGTGAAGGCCTACGACGCGGACGTGGGCGCGCTGAACCTCGCGTGGGCGAAGGCGCACGGCCAGGACTGCCCGCTGCCCGCGAAGGGACAGTCGGGCTTCGTCGGCAGCGCGGCCTGCGCGGACTGCCACCCCGACGCGACCGCCGTGTGGGAAGGCACCAAGCACCACCACGCGTGGGCGACGCTGGAGGAGGTGGGCAAGCAGCACCACCTCAACTGCGTCGGCTGTCACGTCACCGGCTGGCAGCAGCCCGGCGGCGTGTGCCGGCTGGACAAGGTGGCCGGACGCGAGGACGTGGGCTGCGAGAGCTGCCACGGCCCCGGCTCGCGTCATGTGGACGCCCCCAGCCCGAAGACCATCGTGGGCAAGCCGGGACAGGCCGTGTGCGTCACCTGCCACAACACGGAGAACTCGCCGCACTTCGACTTCGCCACCTACCTGCCCCGCGTGCTCGGGCCGGGTCACGGAAGACCGGAGAAGAGCGGGCAAGCGGCGGAGCCCCCGTCGAAATAG
- a CDS encoding response regulator: MSEQKRRILLIDDSEITLAMEKAVLEARGYEVVATSTLMEFEKTLQSWRPDLILTDIHMPEAKGTDICRTLKNEYNTQDIPIVLFSSLPDDELSKLAEQVGADGSLSKVNGLEAMGEKIDELVQSILW, from the coding sequence GTGTCCGAGCAGAAGCGAAGAATCCTCCTGATTGACGACAGCGAGATCACCCTCGCCATGGAGAAGGCCGTCCTGGAGGCGCGGGGCTACGAGGTCGTGGCCACCTCCACGCTCATGGAGTTTGAGAAAACGCTTCAGAGCTGGCGACCGGACCTCATCCTCACGGACATCCACATGCCGGAGGCGAAGGGCACGGACATCTGCCGCACGCTGAAGAACGAGTACAACACGCAGGACATCCCCATCGTGTTGTTCTCCAGCCTGCCGGACGACGAGCTGTCGAAGCTGGCCGAGCAGGTGGGCGCGGACGGCTCGCTCTCCAAGGTGAATGGCCTGGAGGCGATGGGCGAGAAGATCGACGAACTGGTGCAGAGCATCCTCTGGTGA
- a CDS encoding mechanosensitive ion channel family protein, producing the protein MKHRASRALAALLLLGFLLGGLPAAALNPGLGQVPQDLDRSSPRATTQGFLDAVHRGDYPRAAFYLYLDYLPASEQAAQGAQLARKLKFVLDRELAVEVSALPKVPEGEPPGARFSSLGAIPLKGESVPIRLQRVTVDGAPTWVFAEATVKMVDPLFDEYGPLLTETLPAFFFDRTVLGLELWQWLGLAVTLLGAWIFSYLLEKLLLSAAMRVARWTKITWDDQLVGAGRGPLRLPFFSLFLALGTSFLLLPPKLRLLSDRVSYSLVIVAVSWFILRFLRVSEAFVQSRVTTEGGNQPRARSLRTQLAVLRAVFEVATYVIAAALLLMQFEVVRNVGVSLLASAGIAGLVIGLAAQKSISTLLAGIQLSITQPVSIGDQVLVENEFGVVEEITLTYVVLRIWDQRRMVIPITQFLDKPFQNWSKGSPEMMGTVILQVDYMADIDALRAELDRILANEGKHLWDGRVKTLVVFDVMDKTLTVRALVSAANSSQLGDLRFLVRERLVLFLRGRPQWLPMVRSESRAAQLPPPPKDDLEEATAGAPEPRA; encoded by the coding sequence ATGAAGCACCGCGCCTCCCGGGCCCTGGCGGCCCTCCTCCTCCTGGGGTTTCTCCTCGGTGGCCTCCCCGCGGCCGCCCTCAACCCTGGACTGGGGCAGGTCCCCCAGGACCTCGACCGTTCGTCGCCGCGCGCCACCACGCAAGGCTTCCTGGACGCGGTGCATCGCGGGGACTACCCCCGCGCCGCCTTCTACCTCTACCTGGACTACCTCCCGGCTTCCGAACAGGCCGCGCAGGGCGCCCAACTGGCGCGGAAGCTGAAGTTCGTCCTGGACCGCGAGCTGGCCGTGGAGGTGTCCGCCCTTCCCAAGGTGCCGGAAGGCGAGCCTCCGGGGGCGCGCTTCAGCTCCCTGGGCGCCATCCCGCTCAAGGGGGAGAGCGTGCCCATCCGCCTGCAACGGGTGACGGTGGACGGCGCGCCCACCTGGGTCTTCGCGGAGGCCACCGTGAAGATGGTGGACCCGCTCTTCGACGAGTACGGCCCGCTGCTCACCGAAACGCTGCCGGCCTTCTTCTTCGACCGCACCGTGCTGGGCCTGGAGCTGTGGCAGTGGCTGGGGCTCGCGGTGACGCTGCTGGGCGCGTGGATCTTCTCGTACCTGTTGGAGAAGCTGCTCCTGTCCGCCGCGATGCGGGTGGCGCGCTGGACGAAGATCACCTGGGATGATCAGCTCGTCGGCGCGGGACGGGGCCCGCTGCGGCTGCCGTTCTTCTCGCTGTTCCTCGCGCTGGGCACGTCGTTCCTGCTGCTGCCCCCCAAGCTGCGGCTCTTGAGCGACCGGGTGAGCTACTCGCTCGTCATCGTCGCGGTGTCGTGGTTCATCCTGCGCTTCCTCCGGGTGTCGGAGGCGTTCGTCCAGAGCCGCGTCACCACCGAGGGGGGAAACCAGCCCCGCGCGCGCTCGCTGCGCACGCAGCTGGCCGTGCTGCGCGCCGTGTTCGAGGTGGCCACCTACGTCATCGCCGCCGCGCTCCTGCTGATGCAGTTCGAGGTGGTGCGCAACGTCGGCGTGTCGCTGCTCGCCTCCGCCGGCATCGCCGGTCTGGTCATCGGTCTCGCCGCGCAGAAGTCCATCTCCACGCTGCTCGCCGGCATCCAGCTGTCCATCACCCAGCCGGTGAGCATTGGGGACCAGGTGCTGGTGGAGAACGAGTTCGGCGTCGTGGAGGAGATCACCCTCACGTATGTCGTGCTGCGCATCTGGGACCAGCGCCGGATGGTCATCCCCATCACCCAGTTCCTGGACAAGCCCTTCCAGAACTGGAGCAAGGGCTCCCCGGAGATGATGGGCACCGTCATCCTCCAGGTGGACTACATGGCGGACATCGACGCGCTGCGCGCCGAACTGGACCGCATCCTCGCGAACGAGGGCAAGCACCTGTGGGATGGCCGGGTGAAGACGCTGGTCGTCTTCGACGTGATGGACAAGACCCTCACCGTGCGCGCCCTGGTGAGCGCGGCGAACTCCAGCCAATTGGGCGACCTGCGCTTCCTCGTGCGCGAGCGGCTGGTGCTCTTCCTGCGCGGCCGTCCCCAGTGGCTGCCCATGGTGCGCAGCGAGTCCCGCGCCGCCCAGCTGCCCCCGCCTCCCAAGGACGATCTGGAGGAGGCCACGGCGGGCGCCCCGGAGCCCCGGGCCTGA
- the lpoB gene encoding penicillin-binding protein activator LpoB, translating to MNTRRLLLSALVAVSLAGCAGPRAFTRGTYEDPNTIEMLGDRFNENDLQLIAKKMAESLASSPRFAQAPPQGQSLPIVLVGKLRNSTSEHIDMRSLADKIQTALAQTGRFALVDQAARQDIAEEYEYQQSGYVNPNAAKAPGQQASVDFLMTGDLASIIQEVGRDKLVYYKMTAKLNDVRTGTLAWTDEKQIRKKFEKQGVSW from the coding sequence ATGAACACCCGCCGCCTGCTGCTGTCCGCCCTCGTCGCCGTGTCGCTCGCCGGCTGCGCGGGCCCCCGCGCCTTCACGCGGGGCACCTATGAAGACCCCAACACCATCGAGATGCTGGGGGACCGCTTCAACGAGAACGACCTGCAGCTCATCGCGAAGAAGATGGCCGAGTCGCTCGCCAGCTCTCCGCGCTTCGCCCAGGCCCCGCCGCAGGGCCAGTCCCTGCCCATCGTCCTCGTGGGCAAGCTGCGCAACAGCACCAGTGAGCACATCGACATGCGCTCGCTGGCGGACAAGATCCAGACGGCGCTCGCGCAGACCGGCCGCTTCGCGCTGGTGGACCAGGCCGCGCGCCAGGACATCGCGGAGGAGTACGAGTACCAGCAGTCCGGCTATGTGAACCCGAACGCCGCGAAGGCCCCGGGCCAGCAGGCGTCGGTGGACTTCCTGATGACGGGCGACCTCGCCTCCATCATCCAGGAGGTCGGCCGCGACAAGCTCGTCTATTACAAGATGACGGCGAAGCTGAACGACGTGCGCACCGGGACGCTGGCGTGGACGGACGAGAAGCAGATCCGCAAGAAGTTCGAGAAGCAGGGCGTGAGCTGGTAG